A genomic region of Noviherbaspirillum sp. L7-7A contains the following coding sequences:
- a CDS encoding DNA translocase FtsK: MTRTSQTYTRDTSPQPQLPSRLVRLLSEAKWLVLTVLTTYLVLILLTYAKADPGWSHASMVPRLHNWGGRIGAYIADLALFIFGLSAWWFCVLLFKAVWIGYRRLADGGIEEPEAIYRQEKIIRAIGFVMMLAGSVGLENVRMYSLKVALPRAPGGVLGALIGGSAQNALGFTGATLLLVLLFGLGFSLFFQVSWLTLAERIGGLLENSVMSVQKLYAAHVDRKLGQVAAVKRDVAVVQERAKIVEAPPVRIEPQIVTVPKAERVVHKERQASLFGVDNRDTNLPPLSLLDDAPPAQETVSVETLEFTSRLIEKKLSDFGVDVKVVAAYPGPVITRYEIEPATGVKGSQIVNLARDLARALSLTSIRVVETIPGKNYMGLELPNPKRQIVRLTEILGSKVYNDGVSSLTVALGKDIAGHPVVADLAKMPHLLVAGTTGSGKSVGINATILSLLYKADPKQVRLILIDPKMLELSIYEGIPHLLAPVVTDMKQAGHALNWAVNEMERRYKLMSKLGVRNLAGYNQKIADAEKSEQKIPNPFSLTPDAPEPLEKLPTIVIIIDELADLMMVVGKKIEELIARIAQKARAAGIHLILATQRPSVDVITGLIKANIPTRIAFQVSSKIDSRTILDQMGAEALLGMGDMLYMPPGTGLPVRVHGAFVSDEEVHRVVDHLKEQGEPNYIEGILEGGVADEGGEAGAVAGEGGGESDALYDQAVQVVLKNRRASISLVQRHLRIGYNRAARLLEQMEQSGVVSSMQSNGNRDILVPAGNTAE; the protein is encoded by the coding sequence ATGACAAGAACGAGCCAAACCTATACCCGCGACACCAGTCCGCAGCCGCAGTTGCCCAGCCGTCTGGTGCGCCTGCTGTCGGAAGCGAAGTGGCTGGTGCTGACGGTGCTGACCACTTACCTGGTGCTGATCCTGCTGACCTATGCCAAGGCCGATCCGGGCTGGTCGCATGCCAGCATGGTGCCCCGGCTGCATAACTGGGGCGGTCGCATCGGCGCCTATATCGCCGACCTGGCGCTGTTCATTTTCGGCCTGTCGGCCTGGTGGTTCTGCGTGCTGCTGTTCAAGGCAGTCTGGATCGGCTACCGCCGTCTGGCCGACGGCGGCATCGAGGAGCCGGAAGCCATCTATCGGCAGGAAAAGATCATCCGCGCGATCGGTTTCGTGATGATGCTGGCCGGCAGCGTCGGCCTTGAAAATGTGCGCATGTACAGCCTGAAAGTCGCGTTGCCGCGGGCGCCGGGCGGCGTGCTGGGCGCCCTGATCGGCGGCAGCGCCCAGAATGCGCTCGGCTTCACCGGCGCCACGCTGCTGCTGGTGCTGCTGTTCGGCCTGGGCTTTTCGCTGTTCTTCCAGGTGTCCTGGCTGACGCTGGCCGAGCGTATCGGCGGCTTGCTGGAAAATTCGGTGATGTCGGTGCAGAAACTGTATGCGGCCCATGTCGACCGCAAGCTGGGCCAGGTCGCCGCCGTCAAGCGCGACGTGGCGGTGGTGCAGGAACGCGCCAAGATCGTGGAGGCGCCGCCGGTGCGCATCGAGCCGCAGATCGTTACCGTGCCCAAGGCGGAACGCGTGGTCCACAAGGAACGTCAGGCCAGCCTGTTCGGCGTCGACAATCGCGACACCAACCTGCCGCCGCTGTCGCTGCTGGACGATGCGCCGCCGGCGCAGGAAACGGTGAGCGTCGAAACCCTGGAATTCACCAGCCGCCTGATCGAGAAGAAGCTGTCGGACTTCGGCGTCGATGTGAAGGTGGTGGCGGCCTATCCGGGTCCGGTGATTACCCGCTACGAGATCGAACCCGCCACCGGCGTCAAGGGCAGCCAGATCGTCAACCTGGCGCGCGACCTGGCGCGGGCGCTGTCGCTGACCTCGATCCGCGTGGTGGAAACCATACCCGGCAAGAACTACATGGGCCTGGAGCTGCCGAATCCGAAACGGCAGATCGTGCGCCTGACCGAGATCCTGGGCTCCAAGGTCTATAACGACGGCGTCTCCAGCCTGACGGTGGCGCTGGGCAAGGATATCGCCGGCCATCCGGTCGTCGCCGACCTGGCCAAGATGCCGCACCTGCTGGTGGCCGGCACCACCGGCTCGGGCAAGTCGGTTGGCATCAATGCAACCATCCTGTCGCTGCTCTACAAGGCCGACCCCAAGCAGGTGCGGCTGATCCTGATCGATCCCAAGATGCTGGAACTGTCGATCTATGAAGGCATTCCGCATCTGCTGGCGCCGGTGGTGACCGACATGAAGCAGGCCGGCCATGCGCTGAATTGGGCCGTCAATGAAATGGAGCGCCGCTACAAGCTGATGTCCAAGCTGGGCGTGCGCAACCTGGCCGGCTACAACCAGAAGATCGCCGATGCCGAAAAGAGCGAGCAGAAGATACCGAATCCGTTCTCCCTGACGCCGGATGCGCCGGAGCCGCTGGAGAAGCTGCCCACCATCGTCATCATCATCGACGAACTGGCCGACCTGATGATGGTGGTTGGCAAGAAGATCGAGGAACTGATCGCCCGCATTGCGCAGAAGGCGCGCGCCGCCGGCATCCACCTGATCCTGGCAACCCAGCGGCCATCGGTGGACGTGATCACCGGCCTGATCAAGGCCAATATCCCGACCCGCATCGCGTTCCAGGTCAGCAGCAAGATCGACTCCCGCACCATCCTTGACCAGATGGGCGCGGAGGCCTTGCTGGGCATGGGCGACATGCTCTACATGCCGCCCGGCACCGGCCTGCCAGTGCGTGTGCACGGCGCCTTCGTCTCCGATGAGGAAGTGCATCGGGTGGTCGACCACCTGAAGGAGCAGGGCGAGCCGAACTACATCGAAGGCATCCTGGAAGGCGGCGTTGCCGACGAAGGCGGCGAAGCCGGCGCGGTGGCGGGCGAGGGCGGCGGCGAAAGCGATGCGCTCTACGACCAGGCAGTTCAGGTGGTTCTGAAGAACCGCCGGGCATCGATCTCGCTTGTGCAACGGCACTTACGAATTGGTTACAATCGCGCTGCCCGCCTGCTGGAACAAATGGAACAGAGCGGCGTCGTATCCAGCATGCAATCCAACGGCAACCGCGACATCCTGGTCCCGGCCGGCAATACTGCAGAATAG
- the trxB gene encoding thioredoxin-disulfide reductase codes for MSTPKHAHVLILGSGPAGYSAAVYAARANLKPVLITGIEQGGQLMTTTDVENWPGDPMGVQGPELMQRLLQHAERFDTEIVFDHIHTTKLSEKPIRLIGDAGEYTCDALIIATGASAQYLGLPSEEAFMGKGVSACATCDGFFYKNQEVAVVGGGNTAVEEALYLSNIAKKVTVVHRRDKFRAEAILIDRLMAKVAEGKVEIKWNHTLDEVVGDNSGVTGIRIKSAQDGNVSEVPLHGVFIAIGHKPNTGIFEGQLEMKNGYIVTKTGLEGMATATSAPGVFAAGDVQDHVYRQAITSSGTGCMAALDAQRYLESQES; via the coding sequence ATGTCCACTCCCAAACACGCTCATGTCCTGATCCTCGGTTCCGGCCCCGCCGGTTACAGCGCCGCCGTCTATGCCGCCCGCGCCAATCTCAAGCCGGTGCTGATCACCGGCATCGAGCAGGGCGGCCAGCTGATGACCACCACCGACGTCGAGAACTGGCCGGGCGACCCGATGGGCGTGCAGGGGCCGGAGTTGATGCAGCGCCTGCTGCAGCATGCCGAGCGCTTCGATACGGAAATCGTGTTCGACCACATCCACACCACCAAGCTCAGCGAAAAGCCGATCCGCCTGATCGGCGACGCCGGCGAATACACCTGCGACGCGCTGATCATCGCCACCGGCGCCTCGGCCCAGTACCTGGGCCTGCCGTCGGAAGAGGCCTTCATGGGCAAGGGCGTGTCGGCCTGCGCCACCTGCGACGGCTTTTTCTACAAGAACCAGGAAGTGGCGGTGGTTGGCGGCGGCAATACGGCGGTGGAGGAAGCGCTGTATCTGTCCAATATCGCCAAAAAGGTCACCGTGGTGCATCGCCGCGACAAGTTCCGCGCCGAGGCGATCCTGATCGACCGCCTGATGGCCAAGGTTGCCGAAGGCAAGGTCGAGATCAAGTGGAACCATACGCTCGATGAAGTGGTGGGCGACAACAGCGGCGTGACCGGCATTCGCATCAAGTCCGCCCAGGACGGCAACGTCAGCGAAGTGCCCCTGCACGGCGTGTTCATTGCCATCGGCCACAAGCCCAACACCGGCATCTTCGAAGGCCAGCTGGAAATGAAGAACGGCTACATCGTGACCAAGACCGGCCTGGAAGGCATGGCCACCGCCACCAGCGCCCCCGGCGTGTTCGCCGCCGGCGACGTGCAGGACCACGTGTACCGTCAGGCCATCACCAGTTCCGGTACCGGCTGCATGGCGGCGCTGGACGCCCAGCGTTACCTGGAAAGCCAGGAATCCTAG
- a CDS encoding Smr/MutS family protein: MAGIKDFAALQSLRDRLKQQEEARALAEARRREEEALAQREANLFRHSIGQVAPLRASEKAPHAPPLPEPVARHHLADEQAALAQSLSDEFSVESLLETDEGLSYARTGIGQEVVRKLRRGHWVTQSQLDLHGMRTDEAREALAEFLRLATRRGLRCVRVIHGKGLGSVNREPVLKKKVRNWLVQKEEVLAFCQARAADGGAGAVMVLLKAQS, from the coding sequence ATGGCGGGCATCAAGGACTTTGCGGCGCTGCAGTCGCTGCGCGACCGGCTGAAGCAGCAGGAGGAAGCGCGTGCGCTGGCCGAGGCCAGGCGGCGGGAGGAAGAGGCGCTGGCGCAGCGCGAGGCCAACCTGTTCCGTCACAGCATCGGCCAGGTGGCGCCGCTGCGCGCCAGCGAGAAGGCGCCGCACGCCCCGCCGCTGCCCGAGCCGGTGGCGCGCCACCATCTGGCCGACGAGCAGGCAGCGCTGGCGCAGTCGCTGTCGGATGAATTCAGTGTCGAATCGCTGCTGGAAACCGACGAGGGACTCAGCTATGCCCGTACCGGCATCGGCCAGGAAGTGGTGCGCAAGCTGCGGCGCGGCCACTGGGTCACGCAAAGCCAGCTCGACCTGCATGGCATGCGCACCGACGAAGCGCGTGAGGCGCTGGCGGAGTTTCTGCGGCTTGCCACCCGCCGCGGACTGCGCTGCGTGCGGGTGATCCATGGCAAGGGCTTGGGTTCAGTCAACCGCGAACCGGTGCTGAAGAAGAAGGTGCGGAACTGGCTGGTGCAAAAGGAGGAGGTGCTGGCTTTTTGCCAGGCGCGTGCCGCCGACGGCGGCGCTGGCGCGGTGATGGTGCTGCTGAAGGCCCAGAGCTAG
- a CDS encoding P-II family nitrogen regulator: protein MKQITAIIKPFKLDEVREALAEVGVSGLTVTEVKGFGRQKGHTELYRGAEYVVDFLPKVKVEAVVDDGVVDAAVDAVIKAARTGKIGDGKIFVRAVEQVIRIRTGETGPDAV, encoded by the coding sequence GTGAAACAGATTACTGCGATTATCAAACCGTTCAAGCTCGACGAAGTGCGCGAAGCGCTGGCCGAAGTCGGCGTGAGCGGCTTGACGGTGACCGAAGTCAAGGGCTTCGGACGGCAGAAAGGCCATACCGAACTTTATCGCGGCGCCGAATACGTGGTGGATTTTCTGCCCAAGGTCAAGGTCGAGGCGGTGGTGGACGATGGCGTGGTGGATGCGGCGGTCGACGCCGTGATCAAGGCCGCCCGTACCGGCAAGATCGGCGACGGCAAGATCTTTGTGCGCGCCGTCGAGCAGGTGATCCGCATCCGCACCGGCGAGACGGGTCCGGATGCGGTTTGA
- a CDS encoding NAD(+) synthase — MNNKEFFNLYSHDFARVSVAIPYCRVADPAFNAKETIALATEAANRGAVLIAFPELGLSAYTCDDLFHQRALLDACKTALAGIVEASRTLPAALVVGLPLQVDHMLFNCAAVVAGGRIQGVVPKTYLPNYGEFYEARQFSEADAAISDQIELLGQNVPFGATLLFEVANMPLLRFHVEICEDLWTPIPPSSYAALAGATVLVNLSASNIVVGKSRYRHQLVGQQSARCLSAYLYSSAGRGESSTDMGWDGQALIYENGELLAQSERFSDASHLICADVDLERLSRERMHVTTFGDSARRHREQIAEFRTISFEVNVPVSGTLKLERHVERFPYVPSDHRLRDERCMEVYNIQVQALVQRLSASGIRKVVIGVSGGLDSTHALLVCAKAMDRLGLPRTNILGVTMPGFATSGRTLEQARKLMEVVGCSASEIDIRPSCLQMLKDIGHPYAEGQEDYDVTFENVQAGERTSHLFRLANFHNGIVLGTGDLSELALGWCTYGVGDHMSHYNVNASVPKTLIVHLVRWVAETHQIGASGSDVLIKVLETDISPELVPGKSADVPDQKTENVIGPYELQDFNLYYTLRFGLTPTKVAFLALSAWGDRDAGSWPEGPHVARNQYTLAEIKKNLGIFLYRFFKTSQFKRSCIPNGPKVGSGGSLSPRGDWRAPSDSEASVWMADLKNIPEQ; from the coding sequence ATGAATAACAAGGAATTCTTCAACCTTTACTCCCACGATTTTGCCCGCGTATCGGTCGCCATCCCCTATTGCCGCGTCGCCGATCCGGCATTCAATGCGAAGGAAACCATTGCGCTGGCAACCGAAGCGGCCAATCGCGGCGCGGTACTGATCGCCTTTCCGGAACTGGGCTTGTCGGCCTATACCTGTGACGACCTGTTCCATCAGCGCGCGTTGCTGGATGCCTGCAAGACGGCGCTGGCAGGCATCGTCGAGGCGTCCAGGACGTTGCCGGCGGCGCTGGTGGTCGGCCTGCCGCTGCAGGTCGACCATATGCTGTTCAATTGCGCCGCAGTGGTGGCCGGCGGCCGGATACAGGGTGTAGTGCCCAAGACCTATCTGCCCAACTACGGCGAGTTTTACGAAGCCCGGCAGTTCAGCGAGGCCGATGCCGCCATCAGCGACCAGATCGAGCTGCTCGGCCAGAACGTGCCGTTCGGCGCGACCCTGCTGTTCGAAGTGGCCAACATGCCGCTCCTGCGCTTCCACGTGGAGATCTGCGAAGACCTGTGGACGCCGATTCCGCCGTCGTCCTATGCCGCACTGGCCGGCGCCACCGTGCTGGTGAACCTGTCGGCATCCAATATCGTGGTCGGCAAGTCGCGCTACCGCCATCAGCTGGTTGGCCAGCAATCGGCGCGCTGCCTGTCGGCCTATCTGTATTCGTCGGCCGGACGCGGCGAATCCTCGACCGACATGGGCTGGGATGGCCAGGCGCTGATCTACGAGAACGGTGAACTGCTGGCGCAATCGGAGCGGTTTTCCGATGCGTCGCACCTGATTTGCGCTGATGTCGACCTGGAGCGGCTATCGCGCGAGCGCATGCACGTGACAACCTTTGGCGACAGCGCCCGTCGCCATCGCGAACAGATAGCCGAATTCCGCACGATTTCCTTCGAAGTCAATGTGCCCGTGTCCGGGACGCTGAAACTGGAGCGGCATGTCGAGCGCTTCCCCTACGTGCCCTCGGACCACCGCTTGCGCGACGAACGCTGCATGGAGGTCTACAACATCCAGGTACAGGCGCTGGTGCAGCGGCTGTCGGCTTCCGGCATCAGGAAGGTGGTGATCGGCGTCTCGGGCGGCCTTGATTCCACCCATGCGCTCCTGGTCTGCGCCAAGGCGATGGACAGGCTGGGCTTGCCTCGCACCAATATCCTGGGCGTGACCATGCCGGGCTTCGCCACCAGCGGCCGCACCCTGGAACAGGCCAGAAAGCTGATGGAAGTGGTCGGCTGTTCGGCCAGCGAGATCGACATCCGGCCAAGCTGCCTGCAGATGCTGAAGGATATCGGCCATCCGTATGCAGAAGGCCAGGAAGACTATGACGTCACCTTCGAGAATGTGCAGGCGGGCGAGCGCACCAGCCACCTGTTCCGCCTGGCCAATTTCCACAACGGCATCGTGCTGGGTACCGGCGACCTGAGCGAACTGGCGCTCGGCTGGTGCACCTATGGCGTCGGCGACCACATGTCGCACTACAACGTCAATGCCAGCGTGCCCAAGACGCTGATCGTCCATCTGGTGCGCTGGGTAGCGGAAACCCACCAGATCGGCGCCTCCGGTTCCGATGTGCTGATCAAGGTGCTGGAAACCGACATCAGCCCGGAACTCGTGCCCGGCAAGTCAGCCGACGTGCCCGACCAGAAAACCGAAAACGTGATCGGCCCCTATGAGCTGCAGGATTTCAATCTCTACTACACCCTGCGCTTCGGCCTCACTCCTACCAAGGTTGCCTTCCTGGCGCTGTCGGCCTGGGGCGACCGTGATGCGGGAAGCTGGCCGGAAGGGCCGCATGTGGCGCGCAACCAGTACACCCTGGCTGAAATCAAGAAAAACCTCGGTATTTTCCTGTATCGCTTCTTCAAGACCAGCCAGTTCAAGCGGTCCTGCATCCCGAACGGACCCAAGGTTGGCTCGGGCGGATCGCTGTCGCCGCGCGGCGACTGGCGTGCGCCGAGCGACTCCGAAGCCTCGGTGTGGATGGCGGATTTGAAAAATATTCCCGAACAATAA
- a CDS encoding GNAT family N-acetyltransferase, translating into MRLTLNYRTRIIASMAEVGQVQWTSLLSLQADANPFLSYDFLDALHASGSASRKSGWQPQFLTLWQDDTLAAAMPLYVKSHSYGEYVFDWAWADAYRRNGLEYYPKLLSAIPFTPVTGGRLLARDGTARSALVKALLGLQQQADVSSTHVLYPPPQQAEALERAGFLLRNGVQFHWLNDGYRDFEQFLSTLEQKKRKNIRAERRKVRDAGITFRRLEGARIGEADWRFFKRCYDHTYAAHYSSPYLNLDFFLRIGASMPDNLLLVIAERDGKPIASSLVVHDSQTLYGRYWGALEQHACLHFETAYYQPLEFCIERGLAAFEGGAQGEHKMARGFLPQKTWSAHWLAHPAFSDAVERFLEQESGGIAAYMDELDERNPFRKARGAHG; encoded by the coding sequence ATGAGGCTGACCCTGAATTATCGCACGCGCATTATTGCTTCCATGGCCGAGGTCGGCCAGGTGCAATGGACTTCCCTGCTGTCGCTTCAGGCAGACGCCAACCCGTTCCTGTCCTATGACTTTCTCGATGCGCTGCATGCATCAGGCAGCGCATCGAGAAAGTCCGGCTGGCAGCCCCAATTCCTTACGCTGTGGCAGGACGACACGCTCGCGGCGGCCATGCCGCTCTATGTGAAAAGCCATTCCTACGGCGAATATGTATTCGACTGGGCCTGGGCAGACGCCTACCGGCGCAATGGCCTGGAGTACTACCCCAAGCTGCTGTCGGCGATTCCATTCACGCCGGTCACCGGCGGCCGGCTGCTGGCGCGGGACGGGACGGCGAGGTCGGCGCTGGTCAAGGCGTTGCTGGGCCTGCAGCAGCAGGCTGACGTGTCGTCCACCCATGTGCTGTATCCGCCGCCGCAGCAGGCCGAAGCGCTGGAGCGGGCTGGTTTTCTGCTGCGCAATGGCGTGCAGTTTCACTGGCTGAATGATGGCTACCGGGATTTCGAACAGTTCCTGTCCACGCTGGAACAGAAAAAACGCAAGAATATCCGCGCCGAGCGGCGCAAGGTGCGGGACGCCGGCATTACCTTCCGGCGCCTGGAAGGCGCCCGGATTGGCGAAGCCGACTGGCGCTTCTTCAAGCGCTGCTACGACCATACCTATGCGGCGCATTATTCGTCGCCCTACCTGAATCTCGACTTCTTCCTGCGCATTGGCGCATCGATGCCGGACAACCTTCTGCTGGTAATTGCCGAGCGCGACGGCAAGCCGATTGCCTCATCGCTGGTGGTGCATGACAGCCAGACCCTGTACGGCCGCTACTGGGGCGCGCTGGAGCAGCATGCCTGCCTGCATTTCGAAACCGCTTATTACCAGCCGCTGGAATTCTGCATCGAGCGCGGCCTGGCCGCTTTCGAAGGCGGCGCCCAGGGAGAGCACAAGATGGCGCGCGGCTTCCTGCCGCAGAAGACCTGGTCGGCGCACTGGCTGGCGCATCCGGCGTTCAGCGACGCGGTGGAGCGTTTCCTGGAGCAGGAAAGCGGCGGGATTGCGGCTTATATGGATGAGCTCGACGAGCGTAATCCGTTCAGGAAGGCGCGGGGGGCGCACGGCTAG
- a CDS encoding IS110 family transposase, with amino-acid sequence MHSYHLGIDVAKAKLDCALRLPDGKHRNKVVTNNASGFATLLEWLQKHGGAAAHVCMEATGVYWEEVALYLAQQGLPVSVVNPAQIKAFGASHLVRTKTDRVDAQLIASFCFERRPALWQAPSATEQALRAMVLRLDALQNMRTQESNRLDVAREAVRAGIASHIAWLDKEIDKLARQIRQHMDNDPDLKDKQELLDSIPGLGERTIACLLAFYGDLQRFDHARQAVAFAGLDPRQHESGSSVRGKPRRSKVGHSFLRKALYMPAMVTLYRTKWGKVFRQRLAAAGKPPKLIIGAMMRKLIHVAFGVLKSRQAFDSTLHGA; translated from the coding sequence ATGCACTCGTATCATTTGGGAATCGATGTCGCCAAGGCCAAGCTCGATTGCGCTTTGCGCCTGCCGGATGGCAAACATCGCAACAAGGTCGTCACCAACAACGCCAGCGGGTTCGCCACCCTGCTCGAGTGGCTGCAAAAGCATGGCGGCGCAGCCGCCCATGTCTGCATGGAAGCCACCGGCGTGTATTGGGAAGAAGTTGCCCTCTATCTGGCGCAGCAGGGCTTGCCGGTAAGCGTGGTCAATCCCGCGCAGATCAAGGCCTTTGGCGCCTCGCACCTGGTGCGTACCAAGACCGATCGGGTCGACGCCCAGTTGATTGCCAGCTTCTGCTTCGAGCGCCGCCCGGCGTTATGGCAGGCGCCTTCAGCGACTGAGCAGGCGTTGCGGGCCATGGTATTGCGCCTGGATGCGCTGCAGAACATGCGCACCCAGGAAAGCAACCGGCTGGACGTGGCGCGCGAAGCGGTCAGGGCCGGCATTGCCAGCCACATCGCCTGGCTGGACAAGGAAATCGACAAGCTGGCCCGGCAGATTCGCCAGCACATGGACAACGACCCGGACCTCAAGGACAAGCAGGAACTGCTCGACAGCATTCCGGGGCTGGGCGAGCGCACGATTGCGTGCCTGCTGGCGTTTTATGGCGATCTGCAGCGTTTTGACCATGCCCGGCAGGCCGTGGCATTCGCCGGGCTGGACCCGCGTCAGCATGAGTCCGGCAGCAGCGTCAGGGGCAAGCCACGGCGATCGAAGGTGGGTCACAGCTTCCTGCGCAAGGCGCTTTACATGCCTGCCATGGTGACCCTGTACAGGACCAAGTGGGGCAAGGTGTTCCGCCAGCGCCTGGCCGCAGCAGGAAAGCCGCCCAAGCTCATCATCGGCGCCATGATGCGCAAGCTCATCCATGTCGCCTTCGGCGTGCTTAAGTCACGGCAAGCCTTTGATTCAACATTGCATGGGGCTTGA
- the ppa gene encoding inorganic diphosphatase has translation MSLNDVNSGRDVPNDFNVIIEIPMNADPIKYEVDKDSGAIFVDRFMGTAMHYPCNYGYVPKTISDDGDPVDVLVITPFPLIPGVVVRCRPLGMLKMSDEAGGDAKVLAVPVDKVLSIYSHWQKPEDLNELRLQQIQHFFEHYKDLEKGKWVKVEGWVGPEEAKQEILGGIEAYKKLEAQGQA, from the coding sequence ATGAGTCTTAACGACGTCAATTCGGGCCGCGACGTGCCCAATGATTTCAATGTCATTATTGAAATTCCGATGAATGCCGATCCGATCAAGTATGAAGTGGACAAGGATTCCGGCGCGATTTTCGTGGACCGCTTCATGGGCACCGCCATGCACTATCCGTGCAACTACGGCTATGTGCCGAAGACGATTTCCGACGACGGCGACCCGGTCGACGTGCTGGTGATCACGCCGTTCCCGCTGATTCCGGGCGTCGTGGTGCGCTGCCGTCCGCTGGGCATGCTGAAGATGAGCGACGAGGCCGGCGGCGACGCCAAGGTGCTGGCCGTGCCGGTGGACAAGGTGCTGTCGATCTACAGCCACTGGCAGAAGCCGGAAGACCTGAACGAGCTGCGCCTGCAGCAGATCCAGCATTTCTTCGAACACTACAAGGACCTGGAAAAAGGCAAGTGGGTCAAGGTCGAAGGCTGGGTCGGTCCCGAGGAAGCCAAGCAGGAAATCCTGGGCGGCATCGAGGCGTACAAGAAACTGGAAGCCCAGGGCCAGGCCTGA
- a CDS encoding heme biosynthesis HemY N-terminal domain-containing protein codes for MRIFLWLVALLATAIGLAVMARFNAGNVVLFYPPYRVDLSLNFFLLLLVLLFLLSYGVLNAIRTAQKMPARVAQYRQGRREREGNRAFREALKALFEGRFGHSEKAAARAEDLEENRGLAALIGARAAHRMRQTARRDAWLAKAEAEPTLKAARLMTAIELLVDEEKPEAALDHVRELNATGTRHIHALRLALKANQRAKNWPEVLRLTRSLDKNNALHPALSQRLRELAYDDLLSARSHDAESVRRVWADVPASDRVKPAIAVRAADAFNTHGLHEEAAGVVEKALAEAWDDRLVCAYRRAAAPQGSPALLAQIERCEQWAGSHPGDAELGLTLGTLCLKQKLWGKAQRYLEQALSDAIESGTVREIHLKLAQLHEALNHPEQAAAHYRQCALTSLI; via the coding sequence ATGCGCATCTTTCTCTGGCTCGTCGCCCTGCTGGCCACCGCGATCGGACTCGCGGTAATGGCCCGCTTCAATGCCGGCAACGTGGTGCTGTTCTATCCGCCGTACCGGGTCGATCTGTCGCTGAACTTCTTCCTCTTGCTGCTGGTGCTGCTGTTCCTGCTGAGCTATGGCGTGCTCAATGCCATCCGCACGGCACAGAAAATGCCGGCGCGGGTAGCGCAATATCGCCAGGGCCGGCGTGAGCGGGAAGGCAATCGCGCCTTCCGCGAAGCGCTGAAAGCCCTGTTCGAGGGGCGTTTCGGCCATTCGGAAAAGGCGGCGGCGCGGGCAGAGGACCTGGAAGAAAACCGCGGCCTGGCGGCGCTGATCGGCGCGCGCGCGGCGCACCGTATGCGCCAGACGGCGCGGCGCGACGCCTGGCTGGCCAAGGCCGAAGCTGAACCTACATTGAAGGCTGCCCGGCTGATGACGGCCATCGAGCTGCTGGTTGATGAGGAAAAGCCGGAAGCCGCGCTGGACCATGTGCGCGAACTCAACGCCACCGGCACCCGCCATATCCATGCGCTGCGGCTGGCGCTGAAAGCCAACCAGCGCGCGAAGAACTGGCCGGAAGTGCTGCGGCTGACCCGCTCGCTGGACAAGAACAATGCACTGCATCCGGCGCTCTCCCAGCGCCTGCGTGAACTCGCCTACGACGACCTGCTGTCCGCCCGCAGCCACGATGCCGAGTCGGTGCGCCGGGTCTGGGCGGATGTGCCGGCATCTGACCGTGTCAAGCCGGCGATTGCGGTGCGCGCCGCCGATGCCTTCAACACCCACGGCCTGCACGAGGAAGCGGCCGGCGTGGTCGAGAAGGCGCTGGCCGAGGCGTGGGACGACAGGCTGGTCTGCGCCTATCGGCGCGCCGCAGCGCCGCAGGGATCACCGGCGCTGCTGGCGCAGATCGAGCGTTGCGAGCAATGGGCAGGCAGCCATCCTGGCGATGCAGAACTTGGCCTGACATTGGGCACGCTTTGCCTGAAGCAGAAATTGTGGGGAAAGGCGCAGCGCTATCTGGAGCAGGCGCTATCGGATGCGATCGAGTCTGGCACCGTGCGCGAAATCCACCTGAAACTGGCGCAATTGCATGAAGCGCTGAACCATCCGGAGCAGGCGGCTGCCCATTATCGGCAGTGCGCGCTGACCAGCCTGATCTGA